In Litorimonas taeanensis, one DNA window encodes the following:
- a CDS encoding sensor histidine kinase, translated as MSGIKAQSTLDTQIAGRLASGEMAIDDTALLASEIPSTGLSTVGITPNTEPFIKRAPRIARSALFGVAFVSAMFVTALGAILSFSDVEPQIDQSYELLRANLVLILLLAIYLGYRVWGTLFAAERRRTAPLLHRRFVFIFSLAALLPAIIVGSFSFSFISQNLNDIFGNDVRDNMSQASAILEDYVDQELSDLGEDISDLSSALNAQPRDILNRISLTAELQIQARVRDLDSVYILSDQGDVLARVESPYAPAFRVPTNGVLQSVVNGGVAYQKRDDLDYLIALTPLPGFANAYLYVGRGLRSESQVLSSISGIEAATLSLQNFNRKQSKMRTIFLLTLIETAFLIVMASIWLGLLLGNRIIEPLGRLITAAERVRAGDMSVRVDVGGDWGEISDLGGAFNRMTQQLDFQRHALVKEHDISEQRRQFSEAVLSGVRAGVIGLAQTGRITLVNNSAEQLLGVDGSALLDAPIDEVLSPFAAAFKKGRESILATAEDQVSFEIDGQIRNFDLRVSAYQGPREDTGWVLTFDDMTRLVAAQRHSAWREVARRIAHEIKNPLTPIQLSAERLQRKYSKEIKSDPQTFENCTQTIIRQVGSLEQMVNEFSAFARMPAPEMDNVNIQMLLEAVLFEQGVAFPQIKIYQKDKPKTELTVWADERLITQALTNVFKNAGEAVSRIAEASGDENFQGVIRAEIQEDDGQILIRIRDNGPGWPVTDRSRLLEPYVTTRESGTGLGLAIVKRIAEDHGGTLSLTDPSAGEKGACVELRLPKRSKDLPLEHAR; from the coding sequence GTGAGCGGCATTAAGGCACAATCAACATTAGACACGCAAATTGCTGGGCGCTTAGCGTCTGGCGAAATGGCGATTGATGACACGGCCTTACTTGCCTCTGAAATTCCCAGTACGGGGCTCTCGACTGTCGGGATCACTCCAAACACAGAACCCTTTATAAAACGCGCCCCTCGTATTGCGCGCTCTGCCCTATTTGGTGTCGCTTTTGTAAGCGCGATGTTTGTTACGGCCCTTGGGGCCATACTCTCTTTTTCTGATGTAGAGCCGCAAATTGACCAATCATATGAGTTATTGAGGGCCAATTTGGTTCTTATTTTACTCCTCGCTATATATTTAGGGTATCGCGTATGGGGCACGCTTTTTGCGGCTGAAAGGCGCCGAACAGCGCCGTTGTTACATCGACGGTTCGTCTTTATTTTCAGTCTCGCCGCTCTTTTACCTGCAATTATCGTGGGCAGTTTTTCCTTCTCATTCATTAGCCAAAATTTGAATGATATTTTTGGTAATGATGTGCGTGATAATATGAGCCAAGCTAGCGCCATCTTGGAGGATTATGTCGATCAAGAGCTGTCTGACTTGGGCGAAGATATTTCTGATTTGTCCTCTGCGTTGAACGCACAGCCGCGTGATATCCTGAATCGCATTTCATTGACGGCAGAGTTGCAAATTCAAGCCCGTGTTCGTGATTTAGACTCTGTCTATATTCTAAGTGATCAAGGTGATGTATTAGCGCGCGTTGAAAGCCCCTATGCACCTGCCTTTCGCGTGCCGACTAATGGTGTACTGCAAAGCGTTGTCAATGGTGGTGTGGCTTACCAAAAACGGGATGACTTGGATTACTTAATTGCTCTGACACCACTGCCGGGGTTTGCGAATGCATATCTTTATGTCGGCCGAGGGCTGCGTTCAGAAAGTCAGGTTTTATCCAGTATTTCTGGGATTGAGGCTGCGACTTTGTCTTTGCAAAACTTCAATCGCAAGCAATCAAAAATGAGAACTATATTTCTTCTGACATTAATCGAAACGGCATTTCTGATTGTCATGGCCTCAATTTGGTTGGGATTGCTTTTGGGTAACCGCATTATCGAACCTCTTGGACGTTTGATTACCGCGGCTGAGCGCGTGCGTGCAGGTGACATGAGTGTGCGTGTTGATGTTGGCGGCGACTGGGGCGAGATTTCTGATCTTGGCGGCGCGTTTAACCGGATGACGCAACAATTGGATTTTCAGCGTCACGCTTTGGTGAAAGAGCATGATATTTCAGAACAAAGACGCCAATTCTCCGAAGCTGTTTTATCGGGCGTAAGAGCCGGGGTTATCGGGTTGGCGCAAACGGGGCGTATTACACTGGTGAATAACTCGGCTGAGCAGTTATTAGGCGTGGATGGGAGCGCCTTGCTGGATGCACCAATTGACGAAGTTCTCTCGCCATTTGCAGCGGCTTTCAAAAAGGGCCGAGAAAGTATTTTGGCAACAGCAGAAGACCAAGTGAGCTTTGAAATTGATGGTCAAATTCGTAACTTCGATTTGCGTGTTTCCGCTTACCAAGGCCCAAGAGAAGATACAGGCTGGGTGCTAACGTTTGATGATATGACGCGCCTCGTTGCTGCTCAGCGGCATTCCGCTTGGAGAGAAGTGGCGCGGCGAATTGCGCATGAGATCAAGAATCCTCTTACGCCCATCCAATTATCGGCTGAACGCTTGCAAAGAAAATACAGCAAGGAAATTAAAAGCGACCCGCAAACCTTTGAAAATTGCACACAAACCATTATTCGTCAGGTCGGTAGCCTTGAGCAAATGGTGAATGAATTTTCGGCGTTTGCGAGGATGCCAGCACCCGAAATGGATAATGTGAATATACAAATGCTACTCGAAGCCGTGTTGTTTGAGCAGGGCGTGGCCTTTCCACAAATTAAAATTTATCAAAAAGATAAACCAAAGACGGAATTAACCGTATGGGCCGATGAACGTCTGATTACTCAAGCATTGACCAATGTGTTTAAAAATGCAGGCGAAGCCGTTTCCCGCATTGCCGAGGCAAGTGGTGATGAGAATTTCCAAGGCGTTATAAGGGCTGAAATTCAAGAAGATGATGGGCAGATACTCATTCGTATAAGGGATAATGGGCCCGGCTGGCCTGTTACAGACAGATCTCGATTGTTAGAGCCTTATGTGACGACAAGAGAAAGCGGGACGGGGCTAGGTCTCGCTATTGTAAAACGAATTGCCGAAGACCACGGCGGAACACTTTCTTTAACTGACCCGTCTGCGGGAGAAAAAGGGGCCTGCGTGGAATTACGTTTGCCCAAACGCAGTAAAGATTTGCCTCTGGAGCATGCACGCTAA
- the dusB gene encoding tRNA dihydrouridine synthase DusB gives MANPIHIGKLELCSRVLVAPMSGVTDLPFRKVLARFQPGLVVSEMVAGDRLAKGDKESLARAAGSNDIYPLAIQLVGHDPDWMGVGAKLCEDAGAHIIDINMGCPARKVVGGQSGSALMRDLDHAMAMIETTLASTTLPVTLKMRLGWDDDSLNAAELAQRAEAAGIQMVVVHGRTRCQFYEGKADWAAVKTVKDAVSIPVIVNGDIESGEQALTAMSQSGADGVMLGRALTGRPWLLSEIITAVDGLPLPNLTVAEKGQVALDHYRDILAFYGIGKGLRVARKHVAGYLEHAPNRTSDKDRREALSSKDPEIVISYLKSAFKAPSNNEAVQRAAEDIVA, from the coding sequence ATGGCAAATCCTATTCATATCGGCAAGCTCGAACTCTGTTCGCGCGTACTTGTCGCCCCTATGTCGGGCGTTACCGATTTACCTTTCCGGAAAGTACTAGCGAGGTTTCAACCTGGCTTAGTCGTGTCAGAAATGGTCGCTGGCGATAGGCTCGCCAAAGGGGATAAGGAATCATTGGCGCGGGCCGCAGGGTCGAACGATATCTATCCACTTGCTATTCAACTCGTGGGGCACGACCCTGATTGGATGGGGGTTGGTGCCAAATTATGTGAAGATGCCGGCGCGCACATCATTGATATCAATATGGGCTGCCCTGCGCGAAAGGTCGTTGGGGGGCAATCAGGTTCGGCCTTAATGCGCGATCTTGATCACGCCATGGCAATGATAGAAACAACACTTGCCTCCACCACATTACCAGTCACATTAAAAATGCGGTTAGGGTGGGATGATGATAGTTTGAATGCAGCGGAGTTGGCGCAGCGCGCTGAAGCGGCTGGTATTCAAATGGTCGTTGTGCATGGACGGACACGCTGTCAGTTCTATGAGGGAAAAGCGGATTGGGCTGCTGTCAAAACTGTCAAAGACGCGGTATCTATACCTGTTATCGTTAACGGCGATATTGAAAGCGGCGAGCAGGCATTGACGGCCATGTCTCAATCTGGGGCCGATGGGGTCATGCTTGGGCGAGCCTTAACGGGCCGCCCTTGGCTTTTGAGCGAAATTATTACGGCCGTAGACGGCCTGCCTCTTCCAAACTTGACCGTAGCTGAAAAGGGACAGGTCGCCCTTGACCATTACCGCGATATTCTTGCTTTCTATGGTATAGGAAAGGGGCTTCGCGTCGCGCGTAAACATGTGGCAGGATATTTAGAGCACGCGCCAAATAGAACCTCAGATAAAGACAGGCGAGAGGCTTTGTCATCTAAAGACCCAGAGATTGTAATCTCATATCTGAAATCAGCCTTTAAAGCGCCCTCTAATAATGAAGCCGTGCAGCGAGCAGCGGAAGACATTGTAGCATGA
- the lipA gene encoding lipoyl synthase has product MATLIDTNKNLRPKPALRHPEKANRPDTEILRKPAWIRVKAPTSKGYAETRKIVKDKGLVTVCEEAGCPNIGECWEKSHATFMILGEICTRACAFCNVATGLPQNVDAYEPTKIAEAVKEMGLQHVVITSVDRDDLKDGGAQHFVDVINAIRSSSPKTTIEILTPDFLRKEGAVETVIDARPDVFNHNLETVPRLYLSIRPGARYYHSMRLLERVKERDPSQFTKSGLMVGLGETKEEVMQVMDDMRSAGIDFLTIGQYLQPTRKHAAVKRFVTPEEFKAYETIAKAKGFLLVSASPLTRSSYHADSDFAKLQMARKARHA; this is encoded by the coding sequence ATGGCTACCCTAATTGATACCAATAAGAATTTGCGCCCCAAACCTGCGCTGCGACATCCGGAAAAGGCGAACCGCCCTGATACGGAAATATTGCGCAAACCGGCTTGGATACGCGTAAAGGCGCCGACTTCAAAAGGTTACGCTGAAACGCGTAAAATTGTAAAAGATAAAGGGCTTGTGACTGTTTGCGAAGAGGCAGGCTGTCCAAATATTGGTGAGTGCTGGGAAAAATCTCATGCCACATTCATGATACTTGGTGAGATCTGCACGCGGGCTTGTGCTTTTTGCAATGTTGCAACTGGCCTGCCGCAAAATGTTGATGCCTATGAGCCAACAAAAATCGCTGAAGCTGTAAAAGAAATGGGCTTGCAACATGTCGTCATCACTTCTGTGGATCGCGATGATTTGAAAGATGGCGGTGCTCAGCATTTTGTAGACGTGATTAACGCAATCAGGTCATCTTCGCCAAAGACAACAATTGAAATTTTGACACCCGATTTCCTTCGCAAAGAGGGGGCTGTCGAAACGGTTATTGATGCCCGCCCAGATGTGTTTAATCACAATTTGGAAACGGTTCCGCGCCTGTATTTGTCCATCCGTCCAGGGGCGCGATATTATCATTCTATGCGTTTGTTGGAACGCGTGAAAGAACGCGACCCTTCACAATTCACAAAGTCAGGCTTGATGGTGGGTCTTGGTGAGACCAAAGAAGAAGTCATGCAGGTTATGGATGACATGCGTAGCGCGGGTATCGATTTTCTGACTATCGGGCAATATCTTCAGCCGACCCGCAAACATGCGGCGGTGAAACGCTTTGTGACTCCAGAAGAATTCAAAGCCTATGAAACCATTGCAAAGGCGAAAGGGTTTTTATTGGTCTCGGCTAGCCCATTGACCCGTTCAAGCTATCATGCGGATAGTGATTTTGCGAAATTGCAAATGGCCCGAAAAGCACGCCACGCATAA
- a CDS encoding two-component system sensor histidine kinase NtrB encodes MNSFNPDLPLGALFTEDAPFPCFLVHPAEETIVWANDMAQNWVGLSLRRMGAKPVWSLLGIDEESKSSILKAYNQGAAVTVRDSEVTLPSEGDGETRVCHISAFATQGHIGLSFRFAKAQPRSLKMGGQVVSGMGRLIAHELKNPLAGIKGAAQLLSDDVTSEEGQALINLISSEIDRIRRLADRMETLGDRDPEVGERVNIHEILRRARKIIQSADGALQFTESYDPSLPHAAGDPDTLMQALLNLIKNASEAGTHITLKTKFRSGVSATVEGGKVSLPIEIQVIDNGPGIPPDLVDQVFQPFMSTKKDGQGLGLALVSKVASAHGGVVEVRSHPGKTKFSLLLPVPEDA; translated from the coding sequence ATGAATAGTTTCAATCCAGACTTACCGCTTGGGGCCTTATTTACCGAGGATGCGCCATTCCCTTGCTTTTTAGTGCATCCCGCCGAGGAAACTATCGTTTGGGCCAATGATATGGCGCAAAATTGGGTTGGGCTTTCTCTACGCCGTATGGGGGCCAAACCCGTTTGGAGTCTCTTAGGGATTGATGAAGAGTCTAAATCTTCAATTTTGAAAGCTTATAATCAAGGTGCGGCCGTCACTGTTCGTGATTCCGAAGTGACTTTACCGAGTGAAGGGGATGGCGAAACACGAGTGTGTCACATCAGCGCTTTTGCCACACAAGGGCATATCGGGTTGTCTTTCCGTTTTGCAAAAGCCCAGCCGCGAAGCCTTAAAATGGGCGGGCAGGTTGTGTCAGGTATGGGGCGGCTTATTGCTCATGAACTTAAAAACCCTCTCGCGGGTATCAAGGGCGCGGCGCAATTATTAAGTGATGATGTGACGAGCGAAGAAGGACAGGCGCTCATCAATCTAATTTCTTCAGAAATTGACCGTATCCGCCGTCTAGCAGACCGAATGGAAACGCTTGGTGATAGAGATCCTGAAGTTGGGGAGCGCGTAAATATACATGAAATTTTACGCCGCGCGCGCAAAATTATTCAATCTGCAGATGGCGCGCTTCAATTCACGGAAAGTTATGATCCATCCTTGCCTCATGCTGCTGGGGATCCAGATACGCTTATGCAGGCCTTGTTGAATTTAATAAAGAATGCCTCAGAAGCTGGGACACATATTACTCTTAAAACGAAATTTCGTAGCGGTGTATCCGCTACTGTTGAAGGCGGAAAAGTTAGCCTGCCGATAGAAATTCAAGTGATTGATAATGGGCCGGGGATACCTCCCGATTTAGTGGATCAGGTCTTCCAACCCTTTATGTCAACGAAAAAGGATGGCCAAGGCTTAGGCTTGGCGCTCGTTTCAAAAGTGGCATCGGCGCATGGGGGCGTCGTCGAGGTCAGATCTCACCCAGGAAAAACCAAATTTTCATTGCTCCTACCGGTGCCTGAAGATGCGTAG
- a CDS encoding type II toxin-antitoxin system RatA family toxin, which translates to MPSTTFTKHIPHAPDDLLKLVSDVEEYPLFIDLVSNLRITKKISETDFEAEAIVAYKAIRQTFKSSIKIDPEKRSIRVKKAERGGAIKILDNRWTFHELPDGTTLVDFYVDVTLSAFPLNILIKDKFAKASKDIMAMFEKRAKEVCPPVKADPNLDLVQEKLNLGLV; encoded by the coding sequence ATGCCATCAACAACTTTCACAAAGCATATTCCTCATGCGCCAGATGACTTGTTAAAACTCGTTTCTGATGTCGAAGAATACCCTTTATTTATCGACTTGGTCTCTAATTTACGCATTACAAAAAAAATAAGCGAGACGGATTTTGAGGCTGAAGCAATCGTTGCCTATAAAGCCATTCGTCAGACCTTTAAGTCATCGATAAAAATTGATCCTGAGAAACGCAGTATTCGTGTGAAAAAAGCGGAGCGCGGCGGTGCAATCAAAATTTTAGACAATCGTTGGACATTTCATGAATTGCCTGATGGGACGACCTTGGTCGATTTTTATGTTGATGTGACCTTATCGGCCTTTCCGTTGAATATTCTTATTAAAGATAAATTCGCAAAGGCGAGTAAAGACATTATGGCGATGTTTGAAAAACGCGCCAAAGAAGTCTGTCCACCTGTTAAAGCCGATCCAAATTTAGATTTGGTTCAAGAAAAATTAAATTTAGGCCTTGTTTAG
- a CDS encoding bifunctional 2-C-methyl-D-erythritol 4-phosphate cytidylyltransferase/2-C-methyl-D-erythritol 2,4-cyclodiphosphate synthase, producing the protein MLRSALILVAAGKGERVGGNIPKQFQPLSGKPLIEHTISNLKKSFDFNVISIVVAKNCRFIGDLSEKPSSALKIVTGGSTRTESVRCGLNSLKGKDIDHVYIHDAARPFVTEALIKALGQALETHSAAVPALKIVDACKSPEGAAVNRDEILRVQTPQAFHYDKILSAFDEYAANDAFADDIAVAHKAGLSLTFTQGDERNFKLTYAEDFAKAEAMLQTPTYIATGSGFDVHQFEDGGTLWLCGVPIECGYSLKGHSDADAGLHALTDAILGALAFGDIGDHFPPSDEKWKGASSDKFLLFALEEMQKRRGKLQHVDVTLICEKPKIKPHREAMRSRISELCQLPMHRVSLKATTTEKLGFTGRGEGLAAQASATIVLPE; encoded by the coding sequence ATGCTACGTTCTGCCTTAATATTAGTCGCCGCAGGTAAAGGTGAGCGTGTGGGCGGTAACATTCCAAAACAGTTTCAACCCTTATCAGGAAAGCCGCTGATTGAACACACAATCTCGAACCTTAAAAAATCGTTTGATTTCAATGTCATTTCGATTGTCGTTGCGAAAAATTGCCGATTCATCGGTGATTTATCAGAAAAACCCTCCTCCGCCTTAAAAATAGTCACTGGCGGAAGCACTCGCACAGAATCTGTGCGATGCGGGTTAAATTCTCTGAAAGGAAAAGACATAGACCATGTCTATATTCACGATGCGGCTCGGCCATTTGTCACAGAGGCCCTGATAAAAGCCTTGGGGCAAGCGTTAGAAACGCACTCCGCAGCCGTACCCGCACTGAAAATTGTCGACGCTTGTAAATCGCCCGAAGGCGCTGCTGTTAATCGGGACGAGATATTAAGAGTGCAAACACCGCAAGCCTTTCATTATGACAAAATACTCTCTGCCTTCGACGAATATGCGGCAAACGATGCCTTTGCAGATGATATCGCCGTCGCTCATAAGGCTGGATTAAGCCTTACCTTTACCCAAGGGGATGAACGCAATTTCAAACTGACCTATGCAGAAGACTTTGCTAAAGCAGAGGCTATGCTCCAGACGCCTACCTATATCGCCACCGGCAGTGGCTTTGACGTTCACCAATTTGAAGATGGAGGAACATTATGGTTATGCGGCGTACCTATCGAATGCGGATATTCTTTGAAAGGTCACTCCGATGCAGATGCGGGACTACATGCACTGACGGACGCTATCCTTGGCGCTCTGGCCTTTGGTGATATTGGCGATCACTTTCCGCCATCCGATGAAAAATGGAAAGGGGCAAGCTCTGATAAATTTCTACTTTTCGCCCTCGAGGAAATGCAAAAGCGCAGGGGGAAACTGCAACATGTGGATGTTACATTGATTTGTGAGAAACCAAAAATTAAGCCGCACCGCGAGGCCATGCGTTCGCGCATTTCTGAACTCTGTCAACTCCCCATGCATCGTGTTAGCCTTAAAGCAACGACAACTGAAAAACTTGGCTTTACTGGGCGCGGCGAAGGACTAGCGGCCCAAGCAAGCGCGACGATAGTGTTACCCGAATGA
- a CDS encoding sigma 54-interacting transcriptional regulator, whose translation MKYEVLLADDDDSVRLVLSKALTRAGHTVKATDNAQTLLKWAQAGQGDIIVTDVMMGGREVFETLPDIGDARPKMPIVVISANNTVNTALKAGRHKVFEYVPKPFDLEDVTNAVARAGQSVNPRRSRQSSKSKGLPMIGRSAAMQPVYRAVSRFSDSDLPILIQGAVGTGKDLVARLLHDGGMRRDRPFLRTNDFDNTSLTLQKVNGGDIYVDEIAELTLSQQDRLLALMTEAEKISPTVRPRIISATRKDLRKLVEKSAFRDDLMFRINVAEIRIPPLSNRDNDTYELAESFLVQASQGQTRRFESDALDILHRHEWAGNVRELENLVRRLAVLYSDEIITAEMVLQEFSKDIRPHGDTNESQVKLDKRLEEACRSLLNDEEAKFEDSLYQTALGWVEKPLIVEALRLTGGNRAKAAERLGIHRNTLRTRLKSLDIS comes from the coding sequence ATGAAATACGAAGTTCTTCTTGCTGATGATGATGACAGTGTACGCCTTGTATTATCAAAAGCGCTAACTCGGGCAGGGCATACCGTAAAAGCCACAGATAACGCGCAAACGCTTTTAAAATGGGCCCAGGCCGGTCAAGGTGATATTATCGTGACTGACGTCATGATGGGGGGGCGAGAAGTTTTCGAAACTTTGCCAGATATTGGTGATGCTCGCCCCAAAATGCCAATCGTCGTCATTAGCGCGAATAATACCGTAAACACTGCGTTGAAAGCAGGTCGGCATAAAGTGTTCGAATATGTTCCCAAGCCTTTTGATCTAGAAGACGTCACCAATGCCGTAGCGCGCGCGGGGCAATCGGTTAATCCACGCCGAAGTCGTCAGTCATCGAAAAGTAAAGGCTTGCCCATGATTGGACGAAGTGCGGCTATGCAGCCTGTCTATCGTGCGGTTTCCAGATTTTCGGATAGTGACCTGCCTATACTCATTCAAGGCGCGGTTGGAACAGGCAAAGACTTGGTGGCCCGCTTACTCCATGACGGCGGAATGCGCCGTGATAGGCCGTTTCTGCGCACCAATGATTTTGATAACACGTCTTTAACGCTGCAAAAGGTCAATGGCGGCGATATTTATGTTGATGAAATTGCCGAATTGACTCTCAGTCAACAAGACCGTCTTCTGGCTTTGATGACAGAAGCTGAGAAAATTAGCCCCACAGTTCGCCCGCGTATCATTTCGGCTACGCGGAAAGACCTTAGAAAATTAGTGGAAAAAAGTGCGTTTCGAGATGACCTTATGTTCCGTATTAATGTGGCTGAAATTCGTATTCCGCCTTTATCAAATCGCGATAATGATACTTATGAGCTGGCAGAAAGCTTTCTTGTTCAAGCCTCTCAGGGCCAGACTCGTCGGTTTGAATCGGATGCGCTTGATATCTTACATCGTCATGAGTGGGCCGGAAATGTTCGTGAGTTAGAGAATTTAGTTCGGCGTCTGGCTGTGCTTTATTCCGATGAAATTATAACAGCAGAAATGGTGTTGCAGGAATTTTCTAAAGATATTCGGCCGCATGGCGACACCAATGAAAGCCAAGTTAAACTGGATAAACGCCTAGAAGAGGCCTGCCGCAGTTTGTTAAATGATGAAGAAGCAAAGTTTGAGGATTCACTTTATCAAACAGCATTAGGTTGGGTTGAAAAACCTTTAATCGTTGAGGCCTTGCGATTAACTGGCGGTAATCGGGCAAAAGCCGCTGAGCGCTTAGGTATTCACCGCAACACGCTTCGGACGCGCTTGAAATCTTTAGATATATCCTGA
- a CDS encoding CinA family protein: MSPPTLKDIFKLAADVNFLAAEKHLHIATAESCTGGLIGAALTAIAGSSASFKGGIIAYDNTVKVEQLGVSEQDLSSYGAVSQNVAEQMAQGALQRLNVDLAIAVTGIAGPGGGTEEKPVGTVWIAAASKTHSPQSALHNFGDVGRNKVRDLTCYEALKALKSHLINLS; the protein is encoded by the coding sequence ATGAGCCCCCCTACCCTGAAAGATATTTTCAAACTTGCCGCCGACGTAAATTTTTTGGCGGCTGAAAAGCATTTACATATTGCCACCGCTGAGAGCTGTACGGGCGGACTAATCGGCGCGGCCTTAACCGCCATTGCTGGATCGTCCGCCTCATTTAAGGGCGGCATAATTGCCTATGACAACACAGTAAAAGTCGAGCAACTAGGTGTCTCAGAACAAGATCTGTCAAGCTATGGCGCCGTTAGCCAAAATGTAGCCGAGCAAATGGCGCAGGGCGCGTTGCAACGATTAAACGTGGATTTAGCGATTGCCGTAACGGGCATTGCGGGCCCAGGCGGTGGAACCGAAGAAAAACCTGTGGGTACGGTCTGGATTGCAGCCGCGTCAAAAACACACTCTCCGCAATCTGCTTTGCATAATTTTGGCGATGTTGGCCGAAATAAGGTAAGAGATTTGACCTGTTACGAAGCTTTAAAGGCTCTCAAATCGCATTTAATCAATCTAAGCTAA
- a CDS encoding acyltransferase family protein, translating to MTHKTDISHLKPQTIWQRFVTPVQIRDGHDNFFTPLRLLMAFLVVIGHASVIANRDLNAEPHLFFDYGFSYLAVNVFFIASGFLVTKSMTYRGDIEDYSSARLLRIYPALIAHLLFVMFVIGPLSTSLPIWEYLTHSDVWKQPLLVLTFLNTDVILPGVFTGNEEQFASAPLWTLRYELIAYVLTAFVFALGLMRRKWMILAQFILPSIAWLVTKELGIFETLSGTVQNCLRFGVAYGLGATFFAYKDRIKFHLLGFIIVTLLAFLLGNTPSVEISTNLFLGYGLMLLAYMKAPKFSALQKIPDISYGVYIYHWCLLQLFFQWFPALSMWALLAIAVPVTIAISTLSWYWVEKPCLRAKIKLAQGLRFGKTRKPFNRGRILLD from the coding sequence ATGACCCATAAAACTGACATATCACATCTAAAGCCCCAGACTATATGGCAGCGTTTTGTAACACCTGTCCAAATTCGAGACGGGCATGATAATTTCTTTACGCCCTTAAGATTGCTTATGGCCTTCTTGGTGGTAATTGGTCATGCAAGTGTTATCGCTAATCGTGACCTGAATGCAGAACCTCATCTCTTTTTTGATTACGGCTTTAGTTACCTAGCCGTGAATGTGTTTTTCATTGCCTCTGGTTTTTTGGTGACAAAAAGCATGACCTATCGCGGTGATATTGAGGATTATAGCTCAGCCAGACTATTGAGAATTTACCCGGCCTTGATAGCGCATTTGTTATTTGTGATGTTTGTCATCGGCCCATTGAGTACATCCTTGCCAATTTGGGAATATTTGACCCATTCTGATGTTTGGAAACAACCATTATTGGTTTTAACATTTTTAAATACTGACGTAATCTTACCGGGTGTTTTCACTGGAAATGAAGAGCAATTTGCATCGGCGCCCCTTTGGACTTTGAGATATGAGCTTATCGCCTATGTCTTAACTGCTTTCGTTTTCGCTTTAGGTCTCATGCGGCGCAAATGGATGATTTTAGCGCAATTTATTCTTCCCTCTATCGCTTGGTTAGTCACCAAAGAACTCGGCATATTTGAAACCCTCTCTGGGACAGTCCAAAACTGCCTCCGTTTTGGCGTGGCCTATGGTCTGGGAGCGACGTTTTTTGCTTATAAAGACCGAATAAAGTTCCACTTATTGGGCTTCATAATTGTTACCCTATTGGCTTTTTTGTTAGGGAATACGCCTAGCGTTGAAATCTCAACTAACTTATTTTTGGGTTATGGGCTCATGCTTCTCGCCTATATGAAAGCCCCAAAGTTTTCCGCCCTTCAAAAGATTCCGGATATTTCATACGGCGTTTATATTTATCACTGGTGTCTGTTACAGCTTTTCTTCCAATGGTTTCCCGCACTATCAATGTGGGCGCTATTAGCCATTGCAGTCCCCGTTACCATCGCCATTTCAACACTATCTTGGTATTGGGTTGAAAAGCCCTGCCTCAGAGCCAAAATCAAATTGGCTCAAGGCCTGCGCTTCGGAAAGACCCGCAAGCCCTTTAATAGAGGGCGTATTTTACTCGACTAA